One stretch of Oscillospiraceae bacterium DNA includes these proteins:
- a CDS encoding ABC transporter, translating into MKAIFKRELNSYFNSPLIYILMSLFLVISFVFFILYNVMYGYTTLLYVCYNINTVFVFLVPIITMRLFAEEKTQKTDQLLFTSPNSITSIVMGKFLSAYVVYALIMSIILIYAFIISLFAPFDFTSFLILYVGELILGAAFVSVGVFVSSVSNNLIISALVSFAMLIVFYFAEMIPNIFGNPQWLYDMFSFFSLSIRFDNFGMGLLAWDSIMYYLSFAGIFIFLTIRMIDKKRWE; encoded by the coding sequence ATGAAAGCAATATTTAAACGCGAACTTAATTCATATTTTAATTCGCCTCTTATATATATACTTATGAGTTTGTTTTTAGTAATATCATTTGTATTTTTTATACTTTATAATGTTATGTACGGATATACAACATTGTTATATGTTTGTTACAATATAAATACGGTTTTTGTTTTCCTTGTTCCTATAATTACTATGCGTCTTTTTGCAGAAGAGAAAACTCAGAAAACTGACCAGCTGTTATTTACTTCCCCTAACTCAATAACGTCTATTGTTATGGGAAAATTCTTATCAGCGTATGTTGTTTATGCTCTTATAATGTCGATTATACTTATTTATGCATTTATAATATCCTTATTTGCACCTTTTGATTTTACATCGTTTTTAATATTATATGTCGGTGAACTTATACTTGGTGCTGCTTTTGTTTCAGTTGGTGTATTTGTATCTTCTGTATCAAATAACCTTATTATTTCTGCACTTGTATCATTTGCAATGCTTATTGTGTTCTATTTTGCAGAGATGATACCTAATATATTCGGAAATCCTCAGTGGCTTTATGATATGTTTAGTTTCTTCTCATTGTCAATACGTTTTGATAATTTCGGAATGGGACTTTTAGCATGGGACAGCATAATGTATTATCTTTCATTTGCAGGTATATTTATATTCTTAACAATACGAATGATAGATAAAAAAAGGTGGGAGTAA
- a CDS encoding ATP-binding cassette domain-containing protein codes for MIEISHLYKNYGKRPCLKDISFTVNKGEILGFLGPNGAGKTTTMSIITGYLSYTKGSVKVDGLEVLDNPTEVKKKIGYLPELPPVYLDMTVLEYLKFVYELKKVKLDLNKHIVEVMKSVGILDVKDRLIKHLSKGYKQRVGFASALIGDPEILILDEPTVGLDPKQIIEIRNVIKELGKSKTIIISSHILQEISAICDRVVIISKGQIVAEDSPENLSNIHTTKQQLTVRIAGERNAIKNVLESVTGIRKIKEVGIKENDSYDFIIDVEAGFDVRKTLFNALAVKSMPILMLQASKMSLEDVFIELTNQNLGRGN; via the coding sequence ATGATTGAAATATCGCATCTTTATAAAAATTACGGTAAAAGGCCATGCTTAAAAGATATAAGCTTCACTGTAAATAAAGGGGAAATTTTAGGGTTTTTAGGTCCTAACGGCGCAGGTAAGACTACTACAATGTCTATTATAACAGGTTACTTATCATATACTAAAGGAAGCGTTAAAGTTGACGGTCTTGAGGTTTTAGACAATCCGACCGAAGTTAAAAAGAAGATTGGATATCTTCCTGAACTTCCTCCTGTTTATCTTGATATGACAGTTTTGGAATATTTGAAATTTGTTTATGAACTTAAAAAAGTAAAACTTGACTTAAACAAACATATAGTTGAGGTAATGAAATCAGTTGGTATTTTAGATGTTAAAGACAGACTTATTAAACATTTATCAAAGGGTTATAAACAAAGAGTAGGTTTTGCAAGTGCTCTTATCGGAGATCCTGAAATTCTTATTCTTGACGAGCCTACTGTTGGTCTTGACCCTAAGCAGATTATTGAAATAAGAAATGTGATAAAAGAACTTGGGAAAAGTAAAACCATTATAATAAGTTCTCATATCTTACAGGAAATCAGTGCAATATGCGACAGAGTTGTTATTATAAGTAAAGGTCAGATTGTGGCGGAAGATTCGCCTGAAAACCTATCTAACATTCATACAACAAAACAACAGCTTACAGTTCGTATAGCAGGCGAAAGAAATGCGATCAAAAATGTTTTAGAATCTGTTACTGGAATAAGAAAAATCAAAGAAGTCGGCATAAAAGAAAACGACTCTTATGATTTTATAATAGATGTCGAAGCAGGTTTTGATGTAAGAAAAACTTTGTTTAACGCTTTGGCTGTAAAATCTATGCCGATTCTTATGCTTCAGGCGTCTAAGATGAGTTTAGAGGATGTATTTATAGAACTTACAAATCAGAATTTGGGGAGGGGAAATTAA
- the aspS gene encoding aspartate--tRNA ligase, with translation MAENIKGMKRTSRVALLTKDDIGKEVTLMGWVHNYRNLGSLLFIDLRDVSGICQVFFGEDCEESLKEKASTLRKEFVIAIKGVVQKRGGAVNPNLKTGEIEVKVSELRILSKSETPPFAIEENSDANEALRLKYRYLDLRRKDMKENLILRHKVAKSARDYYDANGFLEIETPMLTKSTPEGARDYLVPSRVHPNKFYALPQSPQQYKQLLMLSSMDRYIQIVKCFRDEDLRADRQPEFTQIDLEMSFVNEDDVMEINEGFIKHLFKDVMDMDIKTPFLRLPYKEAMDRFGSDKPDLRYKMELCDLSDVLKNTDFNVFSSAINNGGSVRCIKVDGKEDGTQSLSRKEIDALTEFVKTYGAKGLAYMIVDNDGVRSSVLKFLKEEEIEGMIEKTSAKPGDILLIVADKNSVVYDSLGALRCHIAAKLDIINKDEFNFLWVVDFPLFEYDEEEKRFNAKHHPFTSPKDDDIELLDTEPQNVRAKAYDMVLNGCEIGGGSIRIFDTELQQKMFEKLGFTKEQAWAQFGHLMEAFKYGTPPHGGMAYGLDRLVMLLAKKDSIRDVIAFPKVQNASELMTDAPNLVDDKQLQELYIKCVKSE, from the coding sequence ATGGCAGAGAATATTAAAGGTATGAAAAGAACTTCCAGAGTGGCTTTGCTTACTAAGGATGATATAGGAAAAGAAGTAACACTTATGGGCTGGGTTCATAATTACAGAAATTTAGGAAGTCTTTTGTTTATTGATTTAAGAGATGTATCGGGAATTTGTCAAGTTTTTTTTGGTGAAGACTGCGAGGAATCACTTAAAGAAAAAGCAAGTACTTTAAGAAAAGAATTTGTTATTGCAATAAAAGGTGTTGTTCAAAAAAGAGGCGGAGCAGTTAATCCTAACCTTAAAACAGGTGAAATAGAAGTTAAAGTTTCCGAACTTAGAATTTTATCCAAATCTGAAACCCCTCCTTTTGCCATTGAAGAAAATTCTGATGCAAACGAAGCGCTCAGATTAAAATACAGATATCTTGATTTAAGAAGAAAAGATATGAAAGAAAATCTTATTTTAAGACATAAGGTTGCAAAATCCGCAAGAGATTATTATGACGCAAACGGATTTTTAGAAATTGAAACTCCAATGCTTACTAAAAGTACACCTGAAGGAGCAAGGGACTATCTTGTTCCAAGCCGTGTTCATCCAAATAAATTTTATGCGTTGCCTCAATCTCCGCAACAGTATAAACAACTTTTAATGCTGTCTTCGATGGACAGATATATCCAGATTGTAAAATGTTTCAGAGATGAAGACTTAAGAGCAGACAGGCAGCCTGAATTTACTCAGATTGACTTGGAAATGTCCTTTGTTAATGAAGACGATGTTATGGAAATTAATGAAGGATTTATTAAACATTTATTTAAAGACGTTATGGATATGGATATCAAAACTCCGTTTTTAAGACTTCCATATAAAGAGGCGATGGACAGATTTGGTTCTGATAAACCTGACTTACGATACAAAATGGAACTTTGTGATTTAAGTGATGTTCTTAAAAATACTGATTTTAATGTATTTTCCTCTGCAATAAATAATGGTGGCAGCGTTAGATGTATTAAAGTTGATGGAAAAGAAGACGGAACACAAAGTTTATCAAGAAAAGAAATAGATGCCTTGACCGAATTTGTTAAAACTTATGGAGCAAAAGGTCTTGCTTATATGATTGTTGATAATGACGGCGTTCGTTCTTCGGTTTTAAAATTCTTAAAAGAAGAAGAAATAGAAGGAATGATAGAAAAAACGAGCGCAAAACCTGGCGATATTCTTCTTATTGTTGCAGATAAGAACAGCGTTGTTTACGACTCTTTAGGTGCACTAAGATGCCATATTGCTGCAAAACTTGATATTATAAATAAAGATGAATTCAATTTCTTGTGGGTAGTTGATTTCCCATTGTTCGAATATGACGAAGAAGAAAAACGCTTTAATGCTAAACATCATCCGTTTACATCTCCTAAAGATGATGATATTGAACTTTTAGATACCGAGCCTCAAAATGTAAGAGCAAAAGCGTACGATATGGTGCTTAATGGCTGTGAAATAGGCGGAGGAAGTATCAGAATATTTGATACTGAACTTCAACAGAAAATGTTTGAAAAACTTGGTTTTACCAAAGAACAGGCATGGGCACAGTTCGGGCATCTTATGGAAGCATTTAAGTACGGAACACCACCTCACGGAGGAATGGCTTACGGACTTGACAGACTTGTTATGCTTCTTGCCAAAAAAGATTCTATAAGAGATGTTATCGCATTCCCTAAAGTTCAGAATGCATCTGAACTTATGACAGATGCACCTAACCTTGTTGATGATAAACAACTTCAGGAATTATATATTAAGTGTGTTAAATCTGAATAA